The following are encoded in a window of Oncorhynchus masou masou isolate Uvic2021 chromosome 17, UVic_Omas_1.1, whole genome shotgun sequence genomic DNA:
- the LOC135558450 gene encoding sorting nexin-16-like, giving the protein MATPFVPVPVPMERTPTWPKRTPPLGIISSSGFSPPGKSPWVKATGSWGATVACPSLPQACSSPEGYRTSRGGEQGSVQEDGTPGDSWERPLTPTLLGYEVMEERAKFTVYKILVRRNEEENWVIFRRYTDFARLNDKLKELFPRFRLALPPKRWFKDNYDMEFLEERQLGLQAFLQNLIAHRDLTNSEAVRQFLCLDDPPGPFDSLEESRAFCETLEETNHRLQRDLSEKQREIDSLKTALDERQTHIGLLEKRVNGKFPSPEGLTPESSRLSALGSENSSDTDTAADRHRDTDGEADIDTDMGSSTALEADQETCPERRSSEIQGPLKGHGAYWSSAAMACSPDAFINSTTP; this is encoded by the exons ATGGCCACCCCCTTTGTCCCAGTACCTGTCCCCATGGAACGGACCCCGACCTGGCCCAAGAGGACCCCCCCCCTGGGAATTATCTCTAGCTCTGGCTTTTCACCGCCTGGAAAGTCCCCCTGGGTGAAGGCCACTGGGTCCTGGGGGGCTACGGTAGCCTGTCCGAGCCTCCCCCAGGCGTGTTCCAGCCCCGAGGGGTACAGGACATCCAGAGGAGGGGAGCAGGGGTCGGTCCAGGAGGATGGTACTCCAGGGGACAGTTGGGAGAGGCCCCTCACCCCTACCCTGCTGGGCTATGAGGTCATGGAGGAGAGGGCCAAGTTCACG GTGTATAAAATCTTGGTGAGAAGGAATGAGGAAGAGAACTGGGTGATCTTCAGAAGGTACACAGACTTCGCCAGACTCAACGATAAG CTAAAGGAGTTATTTCCCAGGTTCAGACTAGCCCTTCCACCCAAGCGCTGGTTCAAGGATAACTACGACATGGAGtttctggaggagagacagttAGGCCTACAAGCCTTCCTACAGAACCTCATAGCACACAGAGATCTCACCAACAG TGAAGCGGTCAGACAGTTCCTTTGTCTGGATGACCCGCCAGGCCCCTTTGACAGCCTGGAGGAGAGCAGG GCTTTCTGTGAGacgctggaggagaccaaccaccGTCTACAGAGGGACCTGTCGGAGAAACAGCGAGAGATTGACTCTTTGAAAACAGCCCTGGATGAGAGACAGACCCACATTGGGCTCCTGGAGAAGAGAGTGAA TGGTAAGTTCCCCAGCCCAGAGGGCCTTACTCCGGAGAGCAGCAGACTATCAGCCCtaggcagtgagaacagctctgACACAGACACTGccgcagacagacacagagacacagatggAGAGGCGGACATAGACACAGACATGGGATCATCCACTGCATTGGAGGCTGACCAAGAGACATGTCCTGAAAGAAGAAG CTCAGAAATCCAAGGGCCACTCAAGGGTCATGGGGCCTACTGGTCATCTGCGGCCATGGCTTGTTCACCAGACGCTTTTATAAATTCAACAACTCCGTAG